GGATTGTCGAAGGCTGCGGGCGCTTGCCTTGTGGCTGGACGATAATTTTGTGGAGCATTATGAGTATGATATTTCCGGCACCCCCTGCGAGCCGGTAGTCGAGAAGAAATGTCTGGTGCATTATTCCGAGAATGTTGTGGAGCTGTATCCCCATGACCCGGACCTGAAATCAATGAATGCGGTAAGCTATATGGGGGTTCCGCTGACCGACCCCGATGGCGCCGTTATGGGACATCTGGCTATACTGGATAATAAGCCAATGCCCCAGAGGCCTTCCGCCGAGGCGGTCTTTAGGATTTTTGCGGCTCGAGCCGGAGCCGAACTCTGCCGCATCCGGGCGGAAAGGTCAATTGTGGAAAGGGAAGAGAAAATTGCGCTTCTGATTGACAGCGCCATGGATGCAATCATAGAGCTCAATAAAGATTTAATCATAAACCGCGTCAATCGCTCGGCGGTCAAGATTCTGGGAGCCGGGGCCGAGGCGCTTTGCGGTCGCCAAATAGCGGATTGGATGCCAAAAGAGAGCGGCTCCAAGCTGAGCCGCCTGACCGTCGAACTGCGCCAAAACAAAAGCGGACGCCCTTACCTCTGGATTCCCGGGGGGCTGATTCTTCAAAATCTCAAAGGCGAATCGGTTCCGGTGGAAGCCAGCCTTTCTCATTTCAAAGTCAAAGGGGAGAGTTATTTTTCCATCATTCTTCGCGACATCCGGGAGCAGTTAATTGCAGAGAGAAAGATTGATACGCTGGCTCATGAAGCGGAATATCTCAAAGAGGAATTGGAGAAGATTCAGAAGCAGGGACCGGTACTGTATCGATCTGAGAAGATGCATCAGGTCATGACCGCCGTGGCGCAGGTGGCGCCGACCGATTCGACCGCGCTGATTTGCGGCGAAACCGGGACCGGAAAGGAATTAATCGCCCGAATCATTCATGAAGCCAGCAAGCGCTCAGCGTCTCCGATGATTCGGGTCAATTGCGCCGCTATTCCCTCATCATTAATCGAAAGCGAATTTTTTGGCCATGAAAAAGGGGCTTTCACCGGTGCTATAAATAAGAGGGAGGGACGTTTCCAACTGGCGGATCGGGGGACAATCTTCCTCGATGAAGTTGGAGAGCTGCCGCTGGATACGCAGGCAAAATTGCTGCGCGTACTGCAGGAAGGGGAGTTTGAGCCGGTGGGCGGCTCCCGCACCGTCAAAGTTGATGTCCGGGTGATTGCGGCGACCAATCGCGACCTGAAAAAAGATGTCGCGCAGGGGAAGTTCCGTGAAGACCTTTATTACCGGCTGGACGTCTTTCCCATCACGGTGCCGCCTTTACGGGAAAGAGGGGAAGATATCATACTCCTGGCGGAATTCTTTCTGGAAAAATACGCTCGGGAACTGGGAAGAACCATGGCGCCTCTGACGCCGGAATGTTATCGATATCTGATGGATTATAATTGGCCCGGCAATGTGCGGGAACTTCAAAATGTGATTGAGCGGGCGGTAATAATGTCGCGTAACGGCGAGTTGCGACTGGCATCCCTGATTCCTGTGCCGGAAACACTCAGCGATTCTCTCTCCAATAAATCAGAATCGAGGAGCGACAAAGTTGTCAGGTCGGTAAATGAATTGAAGGAACTGGAGCGAAAAAACATCATTGCCGCTCTGGAGCGGGCATCCTGGAAAGTCGCCGGAAATGACGGCGCCGCAAGAATCCTGGGAATTCCTCCCACCACCTTGAGTTCCCGCATGAAAGCCCTGGGAATAACTCGCCCCCATGGTTTAAGATAATATCTCGAGCAATAACGAAATATCGTCATATCTTGTTACGAATTTTCGTTTTCAACGAAATCTCGCCAGCAACCGTCGCTCCCTCGATACACTGCAATTCCAATTTAGACAAGCGCTTAGGCGGACGATTGTCAATTGGCATGTCTCCTGCTAAGTCAGTTCCATGACTGGTCAAGCCAGATTAGAAACTAACTTAAACAGGAGGTATAAAATGAAAACAACGGAAACCACTCAGAAAATCGTCAATGGCGTTAACGTTGACAGACTCGTCGAGACAATCGACGCCATTAAGGCGACTCCCGGCATCGCCCGGTTCCATTTTCGGAATGCCAATAAGTGGCTTGGAGGTGGATGGAATCGCTCTACCATCAAGAATTTCCATGGAGCCATGGAAGATATTGACCATGTGACCCCTTTTGTCTTTGATGCCGATGAGCCGGCCATTCTGCTTGGTGAAGACCGGGGAGCCAATCCGGTGGAGTACTTACTTCATGCCCTGAGCGCCTGCGTAACCACTTCGATGGTCTATCATGCCGCGGCGCGTGGAATTGAGATTGAAGAAGTCGAATCGGAGGTCGAGGGCGATATTGACCTTCATGGGTTCCTGGGTCTGCGTGAGGATGTAAGACGCGGTTATCAGGAAATTCGGATGCGCTTCAAGATCAAGGCTGACGCCTCCGACGAGCAACTTCAAGATATCGCGAAGCTTGGTCCAACCTTTTCGCCGGTTTTTGACAGTATCACAAAAGGAGTCCCGGTTAAAATAAGCGCCGCTCGGAAATAAGCCTGAGTCGCTGATTCAACCAACCGCCAGGACCAAGAAGGGTCGTGGCGGTTTAATTTTGGCGAGGGAATAAGACCGGGAAGATGAATAGGGACTTTTTATCTCTATAATCGTGGAACTATTCTACAAATCGTATTTTTGCCGCATAATAAACAATTGTAATATAATAAGTTAGGCAGTTATGGTAGGCAATAATGGACTAAGTTC
The Candidatus Zixiibacteriota bacterium genome window above contains:
- a CDS encoding sigma 54-interacting transcriptional regulator, with amino-acid sequence MNSDQTIIKIMEGTSSKVGIDFFRSLVKNLAEALDVHGAWVTEYLRDCRRLRALALWLDDNFVEHYEYDISGTPCEPVVEKKCLVHYSENVVELYPHDPDLKSMNAVSYMGVPLTDPDGAVMGHLAILDNKPMPQRPSAEAVFRIFAARAGAELCRIRAERSIVEREEKIALLIDSAMDAIIELNKDLIINRVNRSAVKILGAGAEALCGRQIADWMPKESGSKLSRLTVELRQNKSGRPYLWIPGGLILQNLKGESVPVEASLSHFKVKGESYFSIILRDIREQLIAERKIDTLAHEAEYLKEELEKIQKQGPVLYRSEKMHQVMTAVAQVAPTDSTALICGETGTGKELIARIIHEASKRSASPMIRVNCAAIPSSLIESEFFGHEKGAFTGAINKREGRFQLADRGTIFLDEVGELPLDTQAKLLRVLQEGEFEPVGGSRTVKVDVRVIAATNRDLKKDVAQGKFREDLYYRLDVFPITVPPLRERGEDIILLAEFFLEKYARELGRTMAPLTPECYRYLMDYNWPGNVRELQNVIERAVIMSRNGELRLASLIPVPETLSDSLSNKSESRSDKVVRSVNELKELERKNIIAALERASWKVAGNDGAARILGIPPTTLSSRMKALGITRPHGLR
- a CDS encoding OsmC family protein yields the protein MKTTETTQKIVNGVNVDRLVETIDAIKATPGIARFHFRNANKWLGGGWNRSTIKNFHGAMEDIDHVTPFVFDADEPAILLGEDRGANPVEYLLHALSACVTTSMVYHAAARGIEIEEVESEVEGDIDLHGFLGLREDVRRGYQEIRMRFKIKADASDEQLQDIAKLGPTFSPVFDSITKGVPVKISAARK